One genomic region from Pagrus major chromosome 24, Pma_NU_1.0 encodes:
- the stat1a gene encoding signal transducer and activator of transcription 1a isoform X1 has translation MAQWCQLQMLDCKYLEQVDQLYDDSFPMDIRQYLSRWIESIDWDTVAIQDSLATVRFHDLLAQLDDQHSRFALENNFLLQHNIRKIKRNLQDRFQEDPVHMAMIISRNLKEEQKILASAKSAEQEGEGTVSAMVVEKQKLDNKVKELRERVQVADQNIKNLEDVQDEYDFKVNTLKNRENEMNGMTPKELEKEKMMVGRMCFDLKAKRQDVVIQLTDLLNVTQALLSDLISEELPEWKQRQQIACIGGPPNACVDQLQNWFTAVAESLQQVRQHLKKLQELEQKFTYESDPITQKKAHLEARALELLKNLLSNSLVVERQPCMPTHPQRPLVLKTGVQFTVKLRFLVKLQEFNYQLKVKAVFDKDVTEKKGFRKFNILGTNTKVMNMEESNGSLAAEFRHLQLKEQKVAGNRTNEGPLIVTEELHSLSFESELQLNQSGLDIKLEAMSLPVVVISNVCQLPSGWASILWYNMLTTEPKNLKFFLSPPAAKWSQLSEVLSWQFSSVTQRGLNTEQLNMLADKLLGAKAQRNPEGQIPWTKFCKQSANEKAFPFWLWIEGILDVIKRHLLSLWNDGSIMGFISKEREKGLLTDKCPGTFLLRFSESSREGAITFTWIEHDVFDKPVFHSVEPYTKKELSAVSLPDIIRTYKVMAAENIPENPLRFLYPNIPKDKAFGKYYPKPTETQEPMDVENPERTGYMKTELISVSEVHPSRLQDNMMPMSPDDYKALSKYVSPRDIDAVANNLITGFGEFDIQMSADFEEQN, from the exons ATGGCGCAGTGGTGCCAGCTCCAGATGCTCGACTGTAAGTACCTGGAGCAGGTGGACCAGCTGTACGATGACTCGTTCCCCATGGACATCCGGCAGTACCTGAGCAGGTGGATCGAGAGCATCGACTG GGACACGGTGGCGATTCAGGACTCTCTGGCCACCGTTCGCTTCCACGACCTCCTGGCTCAGCTGGACGACCAACACAGCCGCTTCGCCCTGGAGAACaacttcctgctgcagcacaaCATCCGCAAGATCAAGAGGAACCTGCAG GATCGGTTCCAGGAGGATCCGGTCCACATGGCCATGATCATCTCCAGGAACCtgaaggaggagcagaagaTTCTGGCCAGCGCCAAGAGCGCCGAG caggagggagaggggacgGTGTCGGCCATGGTGGTGGAGAAACAGAAGCTGGACAACAAAGTGAAGGAGCTGAGAGAACGAGTCCAG GTAGCGGATCAGAACATTAAGAACCTGGAAGATGTGCAGGACGAGTACGACTTCAAAGTCAACACGCTGAAGAACAGAG AGAATGAAATGAACGGCATGACGCCAAAGGAGctggagaaagagaagatgaTGGTCGGGAGGATGTGCTTTGATCTGAAAGCCAAACGACAG GACGTGGTGATCCAGCTGACCGACCTCCTGAACGTCACTCAGGCGTTACTGTCCGACCTGATCTCAGAGGAGCTGCCTGAGTGGAAGCAGCGGCAGCAGATCGCCTGTATCGGCGGTCCGCCTAACGCCTGCGTGGACCAGCTGCAGAACTG GTTCACAGCAGTAGCGGAGTCTCTCCAGCAGGTCCGTCAGCAcctgaagaagctgcaggagTTGGAGCAGAAGTTCACCTACGAAAGCGACCCCATCACTCAGAAGAAGGCGCACCTGGAGGCCCGGGCCCTTGAGCTCCTCAAGAACCTCCTCTCCAA CTCGCTGGTTGTTGAGAGGCAGCCCTGCATGCCCACCCACCCTCAGAGACCCCTGGTGCTGAAAACAGGCGTCCAGTTCACTGTGAAACTGCG GTTTCTGGTGAAGCTGCAGGAGTTTAACTACCAGCTCAAAGTCAAGGCTGTGTTTGATAA agATGTTACAGAGAAGAAAGG GTTTCgtaagttcaacattttgggaacaAACACCAAAGTCATGAACATGGAGGAGTCGAACGGCAGCCTGGCAGCAGAGTTCAGACATCTG CAACTGAAAGAGCAGAAAGTCGCCGGCAACCGAACAAACGAG GGTCCTCTGATCGTCACCGAGGAGCTTCACTCGCTCAGCTTCGAGTCCGAGCTGCAGCTCAACCAGTCGGGACTCGACATCAAACTGGAG gccATGTCTCTGCCTGTGGTGGTCATCTCTAACGTGTGTCAGCTGCCCAGCGGCTGGGCCTCCATCCTCTGGTACAACATGCTGACCACAGAGCCCAAG AACCTGAAgttcttcctctcccctccgGCGGCGAAGTGGTCTCAGCTGTCCGAGGTCCTCAGTTGGCAGTTCTCCTCCGTCACCCAGCGAGGCCTGAACACGGAGCAGCTCAACATGCTGGCTGACAAACTGCTCG GAGCCAAAGCTCAGAGGAACCCAGAGGGACAGATCCCCTGGACCAAGTTCTGCAAG CAGAGTGCCAATGAGAAAGCTTTCCCCTTCTGGCTCTGGATCGAAGGAATCCTGGACGTGATTAAAAGACACCTGCTCTCCCTCTGGAACGACGG CTCCATCATGGGCTTCATCagtaaagagagggagaagggtCTGCTGACCGACAAGTGTCCCGGTACCTTCCTGCTCCGGTtcagtgagagcagcagagagggagccATCACCTTCACCTGGATCGAACACGACGTCTTCG ACAAGCCGGTCTTCCACTCGGTGGAGCCGTACACGAAGAAGGAGCTGTCCGCCGTCTCTCTGCCCGACATCATCCGCACCTACAAGGTGATGGCGGCCGAGAACATCCCCGAGAACCCGCTCCGCTTCCTCTACCCCAACATCCCAAAAGACAAGGCCTTCGGGAAGTACTACCCCAAACCCACAGAGA CTCAAGAGCCGATGGACGTGGAGAACCCAGAGAGGACGGGCTACATGAAGACGGAGCTCATATCGGTCTCAGAAGT ACATCCGTCCAGGCTGCAGGACAACATGATGCCGATGTCTCCCGACGACTACAAGGCTCTGTCCAAGTACGTCAGTCCCAGAGACATCGACGCTGTG GCCAACAACCTGATAACAGGATTTGGAGAGTTTGACATTCAG ATGAGTGCAGACTTTGAGGAGCAAAACTGA
- the stat1a gene encoding signal transducer and activator of transcription 1a isoform X2: MAQWCQLQMLDCKYLEQVDQLYDDSFPMDIRQYLSRWIESIDWDTVAIQDSLATVRFHDLLAQLDDQHSRFALENNFLLQHNIRKIKRNLQDRFQEDPVHMAMIISRNLKEEQKILASAKSAEQEGEGTVSAMVVEKQKLDNKVKELRERVQVADQNIKNLEDVQDEYDFKVNTLKNRENEMNGMTPKELEKEKMMVGRMCFDLKAKRQDVVIQLTDLLNVTQALLSDLISEELPEWKQRQQIACIGGPPNACVDQLQNWFTAVAESLQQVRQHLKKLQELEQKFTYESDPITQKKAHLEARALELLKNLLSNSLVVERQPCMPTHPQRPLVLKTGVQFTVKLRFLVKLQEFNYQLKVKAVFDKDVTEKKGFRKFNILGTNTKVMNMEESNGSLAAEFRHLQLKEQKVAGNRTNEGPLIVTEELHSLSFESELQLNQSGLDIKLEAMSLPVVVISNVCQLPSGWASILWYNMLTTEPKNLKFFLSPPAAKWSQLSEVLSWQFSSVTQRGLNTEQLNMLADKLLGAKAQRNPEGQIPWTKFCKSANEKAFPFWLWIEGILDVIKRHLLSLWNDGSIMGFISKEREKGLLTDKCPGTFLLRFSESSREGAITFTWIEHDVFDKPVFHSVEPYTKKELSAVSLPDIIRTYKVMAAENIPENPLRFLYPNIPKDKAFGKYYPKPTETQEPMDVENPERTGYMKTELISVSEVHPSRLQDNMMPMSPDDYKALSKYVSPRDIDAVANNLITGFGEFDIQMSADFEEQN; this comes from the exons ATGGCGCAGTGGTGCCAGCTCCAGATGCTCGACTGTAAGTACCTGGAGCAGGTGGACCAGCTGTACGATGACTCGTTCCCCATGGACATCCGGCAGTACCTGAGCAGGTGGATCGAGAGCATCGACTG GGACACGGTGGCGATTCAGGACTCTCTGGCCACCGTTCGCTTCCACGACCTCCTGGCTCAGCTGGACGACCAACACAGCCGCTTCGCCCTGGAGAACaacttcctgctgcagcacaaCATCCGCAAGATCAAGAGGAACCTGCAG GATCGGTTCCAGGAGGATCCGGTCCACATGGCCATGATCATCTCCAGGAACCtgaaggaggagcagaagaTTCTGGCCAGCGCCAAGAGCGCCGAG caggagggagaggggacgGTGTCGGCCATGGTGGTGGAGAAACAGAAGCTGGACAACAAAGTGAAGGAGCTGAGAGAACGAGTCCAG GTAGCGGATCAGAACATTAAGAACCTGGAAGATGTGCAGGACGAGTACGACTTCAAAGTCAACACGCTGAAGAACAGAG AGAATGAAATGAACGGCATGACGCCAAAGGAGctggagaaagagaagatgaTGGTCGGGAGGATGTGCTTTGATCTGAAAGCCAAACGACAG GACGTGGTGATCCAGCTGACCGACCTCCTGAACGTCACTCAGGCGTTACTGTCCGACCTGATCTCAGAGGAGCTGCCTGAGTGGAAGCAGCGGCAGCAGATCGCCTGTATCGGCGGTCCGCCTAACGCCTGCGTGGACCAGCTGCAGAACTG GTTCACAGCAGTAGCGGAGTCTCTCCAGCAGGTCCGTCAGCAcctgaagaagctgcaggagTTGGAGCAGAAGTTCACCTACGAAAGCGACCCCATCACTCAGAAGAAGGCGCACCTGGAGGCCCGGGCCCTTGAGCTCCTCAAGAACCTCCTCTCCAA CTCGCTGGTTGTTGAGAGGCAGCCCTGCATGCCCACCCACCCTCAGAGACCCCTGGTGCTGAAAACAGGCGTCCAGTTCACTGTGAAACTGCG GTTTCTGGTGAAGCTGCAGGAGTTTAACTACCAGCTCAAAGTCAAGGCTGTGTTTGATAA agATGTTACAGAGAAGAAAGG GTTTCgtaagttcaacattttgggaacaAACACCAAAGTCATGAACATGGAGGAGTCGAACGGCAGCCTGGCAGCAGAGTTCAGACATCTG CAACTGAAAGAGCAGAAAGTCGCCGGCAACCGAACAAACGAG GGTCCTCTGATCGTCACCGAGGAGCTTCACTCGCTCAGCTTCGAGTCCGAGCTGCAGCTCAACCAGTCGGGACTCGACATCAAACTGGAG gccATGTCTCTGCCTGTGGTGGTCATCTCTAACGTGTGTCAGCTGCCCAGCGGCTGGGCCTCCATCCTCTGGTACAACATGCTGACCACAGAGCCCAAG AACCTGAAgttcttcctctcccctccgGCGGCGAAGTGGTCTCAGCTGTCCGAGGTCCTCAGTTGGCAGTTCTCCTCCGTCACCCAGCGAGGCCTGAACACGGAGCAGCTCAACATGCTGGCTGACAAACTGCTCG GAGCCAAAGCTCAGAGGAACCCAGAGGGACAGATCCCCTGGACCAAGTTCTGCAAG AGTGCCAATGAGAAAGCTTTCCCCTTCTGGCTCTGGATCGAAGGAATCCTGGACGTGATTAAAAGACACCTGCTCTCCCTCTGGAACGACGG CTCCATCATGGGCTTCATCagtaaagagagggagaagggtCTGCTGACCGACAAGTGTCCCGGTACCTTCCTGCTCCGGTtcagtgagagcagcagagagggagccATCACCTTCACCTGGATCGAACACGACGTCTTCG ACAAGCCGGTCTTCCACTCGGTGGAGCCGTACACGAAGAAGGAGCTGTCCGCCGTCTCTCTGCCCGACATCATCCGCACCTACAAGGTGATGGCGGCCGAGAACATCCCCGAGAACCCGCTCCGCTTCCTCTACCCCAACATCCCAAAAGACAAGGCCTTCGGGAAGTACTACCCCAAACCCACAGAGA CTCAAGAGCCGATGGACGTGGAGAACCCAGAGAGGACGGGCTACATGAAGACGGAGCTCATATCGGTCTCAGAAGT ACATCCGTCCAGGCTGCAGGACAACATGATGCCGATGTCTCCCGACGACTACAAGGCTCTGTCCAAGTACGTCAGTCCCAGAGACATCGACGCTGTG GCCAACAACCTGATAACAGGATTTGGAGAGTTTGACATTCAG ATGAGTGCAGACTTTGAGGAGCAAAACTGA
- the stat1a gene encoding signal transducer and activator of transcription 1a isoform X7: MAQWCQLQMLDCKYLEQVDQLYDDSFPMDIRQYLSRWIESIDWDTVAIQDSLATVRFHDLLAQLDDQHSRFALENNFLLQHNIRKIKRNLQDRFQEDPVHMAMIISRNLKEEQKILASAKSAEEGEGTVSAMVVEKQKLDNKVKELRERVQVADQNIKNLEDVQDEYDFKVNTLKNRENEMNGMTPKELEKEKMMVGRMCFDLKAKRQDVVIQLTDLLNVTQALLSDLISEELPEWKQRQQIACIGGPPNACVDQLQNWFTAVAESLQQVRQHLKKLQELEQKFTYESDPITQKKAHLEARALELLKNLLSNSLVVERQPCMPTHPQRPLVLKTGVQFTVKLRFLVKLQEFNYQLKVKAVFDKDVTEKKGFRKFNILGTNTKVMNMEESNGSLAAEFRHLQLKEQKVAGNRTNEGPLIVTEELHSLSFESELQLNQSGLDIKLEAMSLPVVVISNVCQLPSGWASILWYNMLTTEPKNLKFFLSPPAAKWSQLSEVLSWQFSSVTQRGLNTEQLNMLADKLLGAKAQRNPEGQIPWTKFCKSANEKAFPFWLWIEGILDVIKRHLLSLWNDGSIMGFISKEREKGLLTDKCPGTFLLRFSESSREGAITFTWIEHDVFDKPVFHSVEPYTKKELSAVSLPDIIRTYKVMAAENIPENPLRFLYPNIPKDKAFGKYYPKPTETQEPMDVENPERTGYMKTELISVSEVHPSRLQDNMMPMSPDDYKALSKYVSPRDIDAVMSADFEEQN, encoded by the exons ATGGCGCAGTGGTGCCAGCTCCAGATGCTCGACTGTAAGTACCTGGAGCAGGTGGACCAGCTGTACGATGACTCGTTCCCCATGGACATCCGGCAGTACCTGAGCAGGTGGATCGAGAGCATCGACTG GGACACGGTGGCGATTCAGGACTCTCTGGCCACCGTTCGCTTCCACGACCTCCTGGCTCAGCTGGACGACCAACACAGCCGCTTCGCCCTGGAGAACaacttcctgctgcagcacaaCATCCGCAAGATCAAGAGGAACCTGCAG GATCGGTTCCAGGAGGATCCGGTCCACATGGCCATGATCATCTCCAGGAACCtgaaggaggagcagaagaTTCTGGCCAGCGCCAAGAGCGCCGAG gagggagaggggacgGTGTCGGCCATGGTGGTGGAGAAACAGAAGCTGGACAACAAAGTGAAGGAGCTGAGAGAACGAGTCCAG GTAGCGGATCAGAACATTAAGAACCTGGAAGATGTGCAGGACGAGTACGACTTCAAAGTCAACACGCTGAAGAACAGAG AGAATGAAATGAACGGCATGACGCCAAAGGAGctggagaaagagaagatgaTGGTCGGGAGGATGTGCTTTGATCTGAAAGCCAAACGACAG GACGTGGTGATCCAGCTGACCGACCTCCTGAACGTCACTCAGGCGTTACTGTCCGACCTGATCTCAGAGGAGCTGCCTGAGTGGAAGCAGCGGCAGCAGATCGCCTGTATCGGCGGTCCGCCTAACGCCTGCGTGGACCAGCTGCAGAACTG GTTCACAGCAGTAGCGGAGTCTCTCCAGCAGGTCCGTCAGCAcctgaagaagctgcaggagTTGGAGCAGAAGTTCACCTACGAAAGCGACCCCATCACTCAGAAGAAGGCGCACCTGGAGGCCCGGGCCCTTGAGCTCCTCAAGAACCTCCTCTCCAA CTCGCTGGTTGTTGAGAGGCAGCCCTGCATGCCCACCCACCCTCAGAGACCCCTGGTGCTGAAAACAGGCGTCCAGTTCACTGTGAAACTGCG GTTTCTGGTGAAGCTGCAGGAGTTTAACTACCAGCTCAAAGTCAAGGCTGTGTTTGATAA agATGTTACAGAGAAGAAAGG GTTTCgtaagttcaacattttgggaacaAACACCAAAGTCATGAACATGGAGGAGTCGAACGGCAGCCTGGCAGCAGAGTTCAGACATCTG CAACTGAAAGAGCAGAAAGTCGCCGGCAACCGAACAAACGAG GGTCCTCTGATCGTCACCGAGGAGCTTCACTCGCTCAGCTTCGAGTCCGAGCTGCAGCTCAACCAGTCGGGACTCGACATCAAACTGGAG gccATGTCTCTGCCTGTGGTGGTCATCTCTAACGTGTGTCAGCTGCCCAGCGGCTGGGCCTCCATCCTCTGGTACAACATGCTGACCACAGAGCCCAAG AACCTGAAgttcttcctctcccctccgGCGGCGAAGTGGTCTCAGCTGTCCGAGGTCCTCAGTTGGCAGTTCTCCTCCGTCACCCAGCGAGGCCTGAACACGGAGCAGCTCAACATGCTGGCTGACAAACTGCTCG GAGCCAAAGCTCAGAGGAACCCAGAGGGACAGATCCCCTGGACCAAGTTCTGCAAG AGTGCCAATGAGAAAGCTTTCCCCTTCTGGCTCTGGATCGAAGGAATCCTGGACGTGATTAAAAGACACCTGCTCTCCCTCTGGAACGACGG CTCCATCATGGGCTTCATCagtaaagagagggagaagggtCTGCTGACCGACAAGTGTCCCGGTACCTTCCTGCTCCGGTtcagtgagagcagcagagagggagccATCACCTTCACCTGGATCGAACACGACGTCTTCG ACAAGCCGGTCTTCCACTCGGTGGAGCCGTACACGAAGAAGGAGCTGTCCGCCGTCTCTCTGCCCGACATCATCCGCACCTACAAGGTGATGGCGGCCGAGAACATCCCCGAGAACCCGCTCCGCTTCCTCTACCCCAACATCCCAAAAGACAAGGCCTTCGGGAAGTACTACCCCAAACCCACAGAGA CTCAAGAGCCGATGGACGTGGAGAACCCAGAGAGGACGGGCTACATGAAGACGGAGCTCATATCGGTCTCAGAAGT ACATCCGTCCAGGCTGCAGGACAACATGATGCCGATGTCTCCCGACGACTACAAGGCTCTGTCCAAGTACGTCAGTCCCAGAGACATCGACGCTGTG ATGAGTGCAGACTTTGAGGAGCAAAACTGA
- the stat1a gene encoding signal transducer and activator of transcription 1a isoform X4: protein MAQWCQLQMLDCKYLEQVDQLYDDSFPMDIRQYLSRWIESIDWDTVAIQDSLATVRFHDLLAQLDDQHSRFALENNFLLQHNIRKIKRNLQDRFQEDPVHMAMIISRNLKEEQKILASAKSAEEGEGTVSAMVVEKQKLDNKVKELRERVQVADQNIKNLEDVQDEYDFKVNTLKNRENEMNGMTPKELEKEKMMVGRMCFDLKAKRQDVVIQLTDLLNVTQALLSDLISEELPEWKQRQQIACIGGPPNACVDQLQNWFTAVAESLQQVRQHLKKLQELEQKFTYESDPITQKKAHLEARALELLKNLLSNSLVVERQPCMPTHPQRPLVLKTGVQFTVKLRFLVKLQEFNYQLKVKAVFDKDVTEKKGFRKFNILGTNTKVMNMEESNGSLAAEFRHLQLKEQKVAGNRTNEGPLIVTEELHSLSFESELQLNQSGLDIKLEAMSLPVVVISNVCQLPSGWASILWYNMLTTEPKNLKFFLSPPAAKWSQLSEVLSWQFSSVTQRGLNTEQLNMLADKLLGAKAQRNPEGQIPWTKFCKSANEKAFPFWLWIEGILDVIKRHLLSLWNDGSIMGFISKEREKGLLTDKCPGTFLLRFSESSREGAITFTWIEHDVFDKPVFHSVEPYTKKELSAVSLPDIIRTYKVMAAENIPENPLRFLYPNIPKDKAFGKYYPKPTETQEPMDVENPERTGYMKTELISVSEVHPSRLQDNMMPMSPDDYKALSKYVSPRDIDAVANNLITGFGEFDIQMSADFEEQN from the exons ATGGCGCAGTGGTGCCAGCTCCAGATGCTCGACTGTAAGTACCTGGAGCAGGTGGACCAGCTGTACGATGACTCGTTCCCCATGGACATCCGGCAGTACCTGAGCAGGTGGATCGAGAGCATCGACTG GGACACGGTGGCGATTCAGGACTCTCTGGCCACCGTTCGCTTCCACGACCTCCTGGCTCAGCTGGACGACCAACACAGCCGCTTCGCCCTGGAGAACaacttcctgctgcagcacaaCATCCGCAAGATCAAGAGGAACCTGCAG GATCGGTTCCAGGAGGATCCGGTCCACATGGCCATGATCATCTCCAGGAACCtgaaggaggagcagaagaTTCTGGCCAGCGCCAAGAGCGCCGAG gagggagaggggacgGTGTCGGCCATGGTGGTGGAGAAACAGAAGCTGGACAACAAAGTGAAGGAGCTGAGAGAACGAGTCCAG GTAGCGGATCAGAACATTAAGAACCTGGAAGATGTGCAGGACGAGTACGACTTCAAAGTCAACACGCTGAAGAACAGAG AGAATGAAATGAACGGCATGACGCCAAAGGAGctggagaaagagaagatgaTGGTCGGGAGGATGTGCTTTGATCTGAAAGCCAAACGACAG GACGTGGTGATCCAGCTGACCGACCTCCTGAACGTCACTCAGGCGTTACTGTCCGACCTGATCTCAGAGGAGCTGCCTGAGTGGAAGCAGCGGCAGCAGATCGCCTGTATCGGCGGTCCGCCTAACGCCTGCGTGGACCAGCTGCAGAACTG GTTCACAGCAGTAGCGGAGTCTCTCCAGCAGGTCCGTCAGCAcctgaagaagctgcaggagTTGGAGCAGAAGTTCACCTACGAAAGCGACCCCATCACTCAGAAGAAGGCGCACCTGGAGGCCCGGGCCCTTGAGCTCCTCAAGAACCTCCTCTCCAA CTCGCTGGTTGTTGAGAGGCAGCCCTGCATGCCCACCCACCCTCAGAGACCCCTGGTGCTGAAAACAGGCGTCCAGTTCACTGTGAAACTGCG GTTTCTGGTGAAGCTGCAGGAGTTTAACTACCAGCTCAAAGTCAAGGCTGTGTTTGATAA agATGTTACAGAGAAGAAAGG GTTTCgtaagttcaacattttgggaacaAACACCAAAGTCATGAACATGGAGGAGTCGAACGGCAGCCTGGCAGCAGAGTTCAGACATCTG CAACTGAAAGAGCAGAAAGTCGCCGGCAACCGAACAAACGAG GGTCCTCTGATCGTCACCGAGGAGCTTCACTCGCTCAGCTTCGAGTCCGAGCTGCAGCTCAACCAGTCGGGACTCGACATCAAACTGGAG gccATGTCTCTGCCTGTGGTGGTCATCTCTAACGTGTGTCAGCTGCCCAGCGGCTGGGCCTCCATCCTCTGGTACAACATGCTGACCACAGAGCCCAAG AACCTGAAgttcttcctctcccctccgGCGGCGAAGTGGTCTCAGCTGTCCGAGGTCCTCAGTTGGCAGTTCTCCTCCGTCACCCAGCGAGGCCTGAACACGGAGCAGCTCAACATGCTGGCTGACAAACTGCTCG GAGCCAAAGCTCAGAGGAACCCAGAGGGACAGATCCCCTGGACCAAGTTCTGCAAG AGTGCCAATGAGAAAGCTTTCCCCTTCTGGCTCTGGATCGAAGGAATCCTGGACGTGATTAAAAGACACCTGCTCTCCCTCTGGAACGACGG CTCCATCATGGGCTTCATCagtaaagagagggagaagggtCTGCTGACCGACAAGTGTCCCGGTACCTTCCTGCTCCGGTtcagtgagagcagcagagagggagccATCACCTTCACCTGGATCGAACACGACGTCTTCG ACAAGCCGGTCTTCCACTCGGTGGAGCCGTACACGAAGAAGGAGCTGTCCGCCGTCTCTCTGCCCGACATCATCCGCACCTACAAGGTGATGGCGGCCGAGAACATCCCCGAGAACCCGCTCCGCTTCCTCTACCCCAACATCCCAAAAGACAAGGCCTTCGGGAAGTACTACCCCAAACCCACAGAGA CTCAAGAGCCGATGGACGTGGAGAACCCAGAGAGGACGGGCTACATGAAGACGGAGCTCATATCGGTCTCAGAAGT ACATCCGTCCAGGCTGCAGGACAACATGATGCCGATGTCTCCCGACGACTACAAGGCTCTGTCCAAGTACGTCAGTCCCAGAGACATCGACGCTGTG GCCAACAACCTGATAACAGGATTTGGAGAGTTTGACATTCAG ATGAGTGCAGACTTTGAGGAGCAAAACTGA